In a genomic window of Magnolia sinica isolate HGM2019 chromosome 14, MsV1, whole genome shotgun sequence:
- the LOC131226296 gene encoding pentatricopeptide repeat-containing protein At4g21705, mitochondrial-like codes for MDSASSFFSLLARLARTVRSDHRFPAVRSYYSGRFAGINLYSKISPIGNPNISVVPELDRWVDTGKNVRVPELQRIIRDLRKRRRHAQALEVSEWMANKGVCVLTPGDHAVQLDLIGKVRGLASAESYFNSISEENKTEKPYGALLNCYVRECLVDKSLAHMQKMKDLGFTNQSLPYNDLMCLYTNTGQHEKVLDVLAEMKENGVLPDNFSYRICINSYGARSDIEGMEKILEEMEQQPFITMDWNTYATVANIYIKAGLTEEAVAALKKSEEKLLGLSYSEGYNHLMSLYGNLGDKPELLRIWELKKSVCQKLLNRDYSTILGSLVKLGELEEAESLLKEWEMSGNGYDFRVPNVLLIGYCQKGLVEKADTMIERLVKEGRTPIPNSFGIIAAAYVKKGEMGKAVEYMKRAISVFPGNEGWRPNQRVVSSVLGWLGDEGDAEGTEAFVRLLSAVIPMNREMYHALIKANVRAGKDVEGILESMRAENIETDEEMEKILSLRGEK; via the exons ATGGATTCtgcttcatctttcttctccctcCTGGCCCGCCTCGCGAGGACCGTCCGTTCCGATCACCGGTTCCCAGCGGTCCGATCCTACTACTCGGGCAGATTCGCGGGCATCAACCTCTACTCGAAGATCAGTCCCATCGGGAATCCGAATATCAGCGTCGTACCGGAGCTGGACAGATGGGTCGACACCGGCAAGAACGTACGGGTTCCGGAGCTCCAGCGCATCATCCGCGATCTACGGAAGCGCCGTAGGCACGCGCAGGCGTTGGAG GTCTCCGAATGGATGGCTAACAAAGGCGTCTGTGTATTAACTCCGGGTGACCATGCTGTGCAGCTTGACTTGATCGGTAAGGTGCGTGGGCTGGCCTCCGCGGAATCCTATTTCAATAGTATCAGCGAAGAAAACAAAACGGAGAAGCCTTACGGCGCCCTGTTGAACTGTTATGTCAGAGAATGCCTTGTCGACAAGTCCCTTGCCCATATGCAAAAGATGAAAGACTTGGGTTTTACTAACCAGTCTCTTCCCTACAATGACCTGATGTGTCTCTACACGAACACGGGCCAGCATGAGAAGGTCCTGGACGTTCTGGCTGAGATGAAAGAAAACGGGGTCTTGCCCGACAACTTTAGCTACAGGATCTGCATCAATTCATATGGTGCGAGGTCCGATATTGAGGGGATGGAGAAGATTCTTGAAGAAATGGAGCAGCAACCTTTCATTACCATGGACTGGAACACATATGCTACTGTGGCCAACATCTACATAAAAGCAGGACTCACTGAGGAGGCAGTTGCTGCTCTAAAGAAATCAGAGGAGAAGCTACTTGGGTTATCATACAGTGAGGGCTACAACCATCTGATGTCTCTCTATGGGAATCTCGGAGACAAGCCCGAGTTGCTTCGCATCTGGGAGCTCAAGAAATCAGTTTGTCAGAAGCTTCTTAACCGGGATTACAGTACGATACTAGGGTCTTTGGTGAAGCTTGGCGAGCTAGAAGAGGCCGAATCGTTGCTGAAAGAGTGGGAGATGTCTGGAAATGGCTATGATTTCCGTGTCCCCAATGTGCTCCTCATCGGTTACTGTCAAAAGGGATTGGTCGAGAAGGCGGACACCATGATCGAACGGTTGGTAAAGGAGGGGCGGACCCCGATCCCGAATAGTTTTGGGATCATCGCTGCAGCGTATGTAAAGAAGGGTGAGATGGGGAAGGCAGTGGAATATATGAAGAGGGCGATTTCGGTATTTCCAGGGAATGAAGGATGGAGGCCAAACCAGAGGGTGGTTTCCAGTGTGTTGGGTTGGTTGGGTGACGAAGGTGATGCTGAAGGGACAGAAGCTTTCGTGCGTTTGTTGAGTGCTGTGATTCCAATGAATAGAGAGATGTATCATGCATTGATCAAGGCAAATGTCAGAGCAGGGAAGGATGTCGAAGGGATTTTGGAGAGCATGCGAGCGGAAAATATAGAGACCGATGAAGAGATGGAGAAGATTTTGAGCTTAAGAGGAGAAAAATAA